The following proteins come from a genomic window of Salvia hispanica cultivar TCC Black 2014 chromosome 4, UniMelb_Shisp_WGS_1.0, whole genome shotgun sequence:
- the LOC125185444 gene encoding uncharacterized protein DDB_G0284459 isoform X1: MGRRKERRLAATAGRRVKLDLFAEPTGDLGGSSIQEEVEGDGDSKRHAEFPDSPSSSGQQPQNPLLLLEQYSDDELDADSKEVQSAANAEDAPIGTDEQPKDVATNKAGAALINNRKDSTEEVGELLMDSTSAASQCPGEKPQDGQTDSNELQNQANNMKKSTNSAALDGHLVGDVNLGWKMVLHEESNQYYYWNVTTGETSWEMPNVLAQQTVDTSAEKDISDTAEKTDAIMGTYQSSTALGKVEDDFQASVHPKGDSEAADSVDPWKNKDGPNDGSITDVMKVEEDNREANQDHCTSLLGGHSIESNSSTDLSVQLIKQCESLLERLSSMKGLNSSLEDQDLKSKYRLEIEIRLADIKALSSYESCLLPFWLHSETQLKQLEAAIDCAIQQATPAFMDEVEAAQEPYEDTSNDTNMGSSEMKALFPIPELHDTTEKAMPEAHNDGATTMEHGLGKKSEIIVTGKESELNRLSLHSMEDVDMDVDMEVEDASPTAQYHVPVEPLDMQSMLSNQESNVPGQVSIPTDEEWIPPPPPDDESFPPLPPDDEPFPPPPPDEPPETSYPPSNFSLVQANPYSGEYTLYPGTGLDYYLQTNPEVSGSALYTHSEGAQVALSHVPPPNYYEAGPDIYPVAPAIVNPVETTSYYGLQNGTLNPVPLMHSKANGEPSFEDTGVEVGSSLLLKNNFDVNQSFESTTIAPPELSEARPSPATSSKENDAPVTSTSDTTASVSSSSAAAAAAAAAAAAMKSQSKVSRTKKRTIAVGPTLRSNKKVSSMVDKWKAAKEELHEEVEEPKDAYEILEMKRQREIEKWRANQIASGEAKDNANFQPLGGDWRERVKRRRAEKRKETEKTSPEASADKSQQQPDLIELSKSLPSGWQAYWDVSSKKVYYGNVLTSVTSWVRPTD; the protein is encoded by the exons ATGGGGAGGCGAAAAGAGCGCCGGCTCGCCGCCACCGCTGGTCGTAGAGTTAAGCTCGATCTGTTCGCGGAACCCACTG GAGATTTGGGGGGCTCATCTATCCAGGAAGAAGTTGAAGGGGACGGTGACTCCAAAAGACATGCCGAGTTTCCGGATTCACCATCATCTTCAG GGCAACAGCCACAGAATCCGCTCCTACTGCTTGAGCAATACAGTGATGATGAGTTGGATGCGGATTCAAAGGAAGTACAAAGTGCTGCAAATGCAGAGGATGCACCTATCGGCACGGATGAGCAG CCAAAAGATGTGGCCACGAACAAAGCTGGAGCTGCTTTAATTAATAACAGAAAAGATTCCACGGAAGAGGTGGGAGAGCTTTTGATGGATAGCACTTCTGCTGCTTCTCAGTGTCCTGGAGAAAAACCTCAGGATGGGCAGACCGATTCTAATGAATTGCAGAATCAAGCAAATAATATGAAGAAATCTACAAACTCTGCTGCACTTGATGGACACCTTGTTGGTGACGTGAATTTAGGCTGGAAAATGGTGTTGCATGAAGAGAGTAATCAGTATTACTATTGGAATGTTACAACGGGTGAAACTTCATGGGAAATGCCTAATGTTCTGGCCCAACAAACTGTTGACACATCTGCAGAGAAAGATATCAGTGATACTGCAGAAAAAACTGATGCTATCATGGGCACATACCAATCAAGTACGGCCCTGGGCAAGGTAGAAGATGATTTCCAAGCTAGTGTTCATCCCAAGGGTGATTCTGAAGCCGCTGACAGTGTTGATCCatggaaaaataaagatgGGCCTAATGATGGATCCATTACGGATGTGATGAAAGTTGAAGAAGACAATAGAGAAGCAAACCAAGATCACTGTACTTCCTTACTTGGTGGACACTCTATAGAAAGTAATAGCTCCACTGATCTATCTGTCCAGCTGATAAAGCAGTGTGAAAGCCTGTTAGAGAGACTTAGCTCTATGAAAGG TTTGAACAGCTCTCTGGAAGACCAAGATCTTAAATCAAAGTACAGGTTGGAGATTGAGATCAGACTGGCGGACATCAAGGCATTATCATCCTATGAATCATGTCTGCTTCCCTTTTGGTTGCATTCTGAGACTCAGCTGAAACAACTTGAAGCTGCCATTGATTGTGCCATTCAACAAGCGACTCCAGCATTCATGGATGAAGTTGAGGCTGCACAAGAACCTTATGAAGACACCAGTAATGACACAAACATGGGTTCTAGTGAAATGAAGGCACTATTTCCTATACCGGAGTTGCATGACACAACCGAGAAGGCAATGCCAGAGGCTCATAATGATGGCGCCACAACCATGGAACATGGTCTGggtaaaaaaagtgaaataattgTAACTGGAAAGGAAAGTGAACTTAATCGGCTTTCTCTTCATTCCATGGAAGATGTTGATATGGATGTTGACATGGAGGTCGAAGATGCATCACCCACTGCTCAGTATCATGTCCCTGTGGAGCCATTAGATATGCAGAGTATGCTTTCAAACCAGGAATCCAACGTGCCAGGGCAGGTTAGTATTCCTACTGATGAAGAGTGGATCCCTCCCCCACCTCCTGATGATGAATCTTTTCCACCACTGCCTCCTGACGATGAACCTtttcctccaccaccacctgACGAACCTCCAGAAACTTCATATCCTCCATCCAATTTTAGCTTGGTTCAGGCTAATCCTTATTCAGGAGAGTACACCCTGTATCCTGGTACTGGGCTTGACTATTATCTGCAAACAAACCCTGAAGTTTCTGGCAGTGCCCTTTATACACATTCTGAGGGAGCACAAGTAGCTCTTTCCCATGTACCACCACCAAATTATTATGAAGCAGGTCCAGATATATATCCTGTTGCACCTGCAATAGTCAATCCTGTCGAGACTACATCGTATTATGGCCTTCAAAATGGAACCCTGAATCCTGTGCCATTGATGCATAGCAAGGCTAATGGTGAACCTTCTTTTGAAGATACTGGTGTGGAAGTTGGGTCTAGTCTATTGTTGAAGAACAACTTCGATGTTAATCAGTCGTTTGAAAGCACTACAATAGCACCTCCAGAGCTCTCTGAAGCTCGGCCGTCTCCAGCAACTTCTTCTAAGGAAAATGATGCTCCTGTTACCTCAACATCAGATACCACTGCTTCGGTTTCATCCTcttctgctgctgctgctgccgccgccgctgctgctgctgcaatGAAGTCTCAGTCTAAGG TTTCCCGCACAAAGAAGCGAACAATTGCAGTGGGCCCCACGTTGAGATCTAACAAGAAGGTCTCTAGCATGGTGGACAAG TGGAAAGCTGCAAAAGAGGAGTTGCATGAAGAGGTTGAAGAACCTAAAGATGCTTATGAAATATTGGAGATGAAACGGCAAAGGGAAATAGAG AAATGGCGTGCGAATCAGATAGCCAGTGGCGAGGCTAAAGATAATGCTAATTTTCAGCCTTTGGGTGGTGATTG GAGAGAACGAGTAAAGCGCAGGAGGgcagaaaagagaaaagaaactGAAAAAACTTCACCAGAAGCTTCTGCAGATAAAAGCCAGCAGCAACCTGATCTTATAGAACTTTCAAAAAGCCTCCCATCTGGATGGCAG gCGTACTGGGATGTTTCATCCAAGAAAGTATACTACGGAAACGTGTTGACATCAGTAACTTCGTGGGTCAGGCCGACAGATTAG
- the LOC125185444 gene encoding uncharacterized protein LOC125185444 isoform X2, giving the protein MFMTNIWQQPQNPLLLLEQYSDDELDADSKEVQSAANAEDAPIGTDEQPKDVATNKAGAALINNRKDSTEEVGELLMDSTSAASQCPGEKPQDGQTDSNELQNQANNMKKSTNSAALDGHLVGDVNLGWKMVLHEESNQYYYWNVTTGETSWEMPNVLAQQTVDTSAEKDISDTAEKTDAIMGTYQSSTALGKVEDDFQASVHPKGDSEAADSVDPWKNKDGPNDGSITDVMKVEEDNREANQDHCTSLLGGHSIESNSSTDLSVQLIKQCESLLERLSSMKGLNSSLEDQDLKSKYRLEIEIRLADIKALSSYESCLLPFWLHSETQLKQLEAAIDCAIQQATPAFMDEVEAAQEPYEDTSNDTNMGSSEMKALFPIPELHDTTEKAMPEAHNDGATTMEHGLGKKSEIIVTGKESELNRLSLHSMEDVDMDVDMEVEDASPTAQYHVPVEPLDMQSMLSNQESNVPGQVSIPTDEEWIPPPPPDDESFPPLPPDDEPFPPPPPDEPPETSYPPSNFSLVQANPYSGEYTLYPGTGLDYYLQTNPEVSGSALYTHSEGAQVALSHVPPPNYYEAGPDIYPVAPAIVNPVETTSYYGLQNGTLNPVPLMHSKANGEPSFEDTGVEVGSSLLLKNNFDVNQSFESTTIAPPELSEARPSPATSSKENDAPVTSTSDTTASVSSSSAAAAAAAAAAAAMKSQSKVSRTKKRTIAVGPTLRSNKKVSSMVDKWKAAKEELHEEVEEPKDAYEILEMKRQREIEKWRANQIASGEAKDNANFQPLGGDWRERVKRRRAEKRKETEKTSPEASADKSQQQPDLIELSKSLPSGWQAYWDVSSKKVYYGNVLTSVTSWVRPTD; this is encoded by the exons ATGTTTATGacaaatattt GGCAACAGCCACAGAATCCGCTCCTACTGCTTGAGCAATACAGTGATGATGAGTTGGATGCGGATTCAAAGGAAGTACAAAGTGCTGCAAATGCAGAGGATGCACCTATCGGCACGGATGAGCAG CCAAAAGATGTGGCCACGAACAAAGCTGGAGCTGCTTTAATTAATAACAGAAAAGATTCCACGGAAGAGGTGGGAGAGCTTTTGATGGATAGCACTTCTGCTGCTTCTCAGTGTCCTGGAGAAAAACCTCAGGATGGGCAGACCGATTCTAATGAATTGCAGAATCAAGCAAATAATATGAAGAAATCTACAAACTCTGCTGCACTTGATGGACACCTTGTTGGTGACGTGAATTTAGGCTGGAAAATGGTGTTGCATGAAGAGAGTAATCAGTATTACTATTGGAATGTTACAACGGGTGAAACTTCATGGGAAATGCCTAATGTTCTGGCCCAACAAACTGTTGACACATCTGCAGAGAAAGATATCAGTGATACTGCAGAAAAAACTGATGCTATCATGGGCACATACCAATCAAGTACGGCCCTGGGCAAGGTAGAAGATGATTTCCAAGCTAGTGTTCATCCCAAGGGTGATTCTGAAGCCGCTGACAGTGTTGATCCatggaaaaataaagatgGGCCTAATGATGGATCCATTACGGATGTGATGAAAGTTGAAGAAGACAATAGAGAAGCAAACCAAGATCACTGTACTTCCTTACTTGGTGGACACTCTATAGAAAGTAATAGCTCCACTGATCTATCTGTCCAGCTGATAAAGCAGTGTGAAAGCCTGTTAGAGAGACTTAGCTCTATGAAAGG TTTGAACAGCTCTCTGGAAGACCAAGATCTTAAATCAAAGTACAGGTTGGAGATTGAGATCAGACTGGCGGACATCAAGGCATTATCATCCTATGAATCATGTCTGCTTCCCTTTTGGTTGCATTCTGAGACTCAGCTGAAACAACTTGAAGCTGCCATTGATTGTGCCATTCAACAAGCGACTCCAGCATTCATGGATGAAGTTGAGGCTGCACAAGAACCTTATGAAGACACCAGTAATGACACAAACATGGGTTCTAGTGAAATGAAGGCACTATTTCCTATACCGGAGTTGCATGACACAACCGAGAAGGCAATGCCAGAGGCTCATAATGATGGCGCCACAACCATGGAACATGGTCTGggtaaaaaaagtgaaataattgTAACTGGAAAGGAAAGTGAACTTAATCGGCTTTCTCTTCATTCCATGGAAGATGTTGATATGGATGTTGACATGGAGGTCGAAGATGCATCACCCACTGCTCAGTATCATGTCCCTGTGGAGCCATTAGATATGCAGAGTATGCTTTCAAACCAGGAATCCAACGTGCCAGGGCAGGTTAGTATTCCTACTGATGAAGAGTGGATCCCTCCCCCACCTCCTGATGATGAATCTTTTCCACCACTGCCTCCTGACGATGAACCTtttcctccaccaccacctgACGAACCTCCAGAAACTTCATATCCTCCATCCAATTTTAGCTTGGTTCAGGCTAATCCTTATTCAGGAGAGTACACCCTGTATCCTGGTACTGGGCTTGACTATTATCTGCAAACAAACCCTGAAGTTTCTGGCAGTGCCCTTTATACACATTCTGAGGGAGCACAAGTAGCTCTTTCCCATGTACCACCACCAAATTATTATGAAGCAGGTCCAGATATATATCCTGTTGCACCTGCAATAGTCAATCCTGTCGAGACTACATCGTATTATGGCCTTCAAAATGGAACCCTGAATCCTGTGCCATTGATGCATAGCAAGGCTAATGGTGAACCTTCTTTTGAAGATACTGGTGTGGAAGTTGGGTCTAGTCTATTGTTGAAGAACAACTTCGATGTTAATCAGTCGTTTGAAAGCACTACAATAGCACCTCCAGAGCTCTCTGAAGCTCGGCCGTCTCCAGCAACTTCTTCTAAGGAAAATGATGCTCCTGTTACCTCAACATCAGATACCACTGCTTCGGTTTCATCCTcttctgctgctgctgctgccgccgccgctgctgctgctgcaatGAAGTCTCAGTCTAAGG TTTCCCGCACAAAGAAGCGAACAATTGCAGTGGGCCCCACGTTGAGATCTAACAAGAAGGTCTCTAGCATGGTGGACAAG TGGAAAGCTGCAAAAGAGGAGTTGCATGAAGAGGTTGAAGAACCTAAAGATGCTTATGAAATATTGGAGATGAAACGGCAAAGGGAAATAGAG AAATGGCGTGCGAATCAGATAGCCAGTGGCGAGGCTAAAGATAATGCTAATTTTCAGCCTTTGGGTGGTGATTG GAGAGAACGAGTAAAGCGCAGGAGGgcagaaaagagaaaagaaactGAAAAAACTTCACCAGAAGCTTCTGCAGATAAAAGCCAGCAGCAACCTGATCTTATAGAACTTTCAAAAAGCCTCCCATCTGGATGGCAG gCGTACTGGGATGTTTCATCCAAGAAAGTATACTACGGAAACGTGTTGACATCAGTAACTTCGTGGGTCAGGCCGACAGATTAG
- the LOC125185444 gene encoding uncharacterized protein DDB_G0284459 isoform X3, which yields MDSTSAASQCPGEKPQDGQTDSNELQNQANNMKKSTNSAALDGHLVGDVNLGWKMVLHEESNQYYYWNVTTGETSWEMPNVLAQQTVDTSAEKDISDTAEKTDAIMGTYQSSTALGKVEDDFQASVHPKGDSEAADSVDPWKNKDGPNDGSITDVMKVEEDNREANQDHCTSLLGGHSIESNSSTDLSVQLIKQCESLLERLSSMKGLNSSLEDQDLKSKYRLEIEIRLADIKALSSYESCLLPFWLHSETQLKQLEAAIDCAIQQATPAFMDEVEAAQEPYEDTSNDTNMGSSEMKALFPIPELHDTTEKAMPEAHNDGATTMEHGLGKKSEIIVTGKESELNRLSLHSMEDVDMDVDMEVEDASPTAQYHVPVEPLDMQSMLSNQESNVPGQVSIPTDEEWIPPPPPDDESFPPLPPDDEPFPPPPPDEPPETSYPPSNFSLVQANPYSGEYTLYPGTGLDYYLQTNPEVSGSALYTHSEGAQVALSHVPPPNYYEAGPDIYPVAPAIVNPVETTSYYGLQNGTLNPVPLMHSKANGEPSFEDTGVEVGSSLLLKNNFDVNQSFESTTIAPPELSEARPSPATSSKENDAPVTSTSDTTASVSSSSAAAAAAAAAAAAMKSQSKVSRTKKRTIAVGPTLRSNKKVSSMVDKWKAAKEELHEEVEEPKDAYEILEMKRQREIEKWRANQIASGEAKDNANFQPLGGDWRERVKRRRAEKRKETEKTSPEASADKSQQQPDLIELSKSLPSGWQAYWDVSSKKVYYGNVLTSVTSWVRPTD from the exons ATGGATAGCACTTCTGCTGCTTCTCAGTGTCCTGGAGAAAAACCTCAGGATGGGCAGACCGATTCTAATGAATTGCAGAATCAAGCAAATAATATGAAGAAATCTACAAACTCTGCTGCACTTGATGGACACCTTGTTGGTGACGTGAATTTAGGCTGGAAAATGGTGTTGCATGAAGAGAGTAATCAGTATTACTATTGGAATGTTACAACGGGTGAAACTTCATGGGAAATGCCTAATGTTCTGGCCCAACAAACTGTTGACACATCTGCAGAGAAAGATATCAGTGATACTGCAGAAAAAACTGATGCTATCATGGGCACATACCAATCAAGTACGGCCCTGGGCAAGGTAGAAGATGATTTCCAAGCTAGTGTTCATCCCAAGGGTGATTCTGAAGCCGCTGACAGTGTTGATCCatggaaaaataaagatgGGCCTAATGATGGATCCATTACGGATGTGATGAAAGTTGAAGAAGACAATAGAGAAGCAAACCAAGATCACTGTACTTCCTTACTTGGTGGACACTCTATAGAAAGTAATAGCTCCACTGATCTATCTGTCCAGCTGATAAAGCAGTGTGAAAGCCTGTTAGAGAGACTTAGCTCTATGAAAGG TTTGAACAGCTCTCTGGAAGACCAAGATCTTAAATCAAAGTACAGGTTGGAGATTGAGATCAGACTGGCGGACATCAAGGCATTATCATCCTATGAATCATGTCTGCTTCCCTTTTGGTTGCATTCTGAGACTCAGCTGAAACAACTTGAAGCTGCCATTGATTGTGCCATTCAACAAGCGACTCCAGCATTCATGGATGAAGTTGAGGCTGCACAAGAACCTTATGAAGACACCAGTAATGACACAAACATGGGTTCTAGTGAAATGAAGGCACTATTTCCTATACCGGAGTTGCATGACACAACCGAGAAGGCAATGCCAGAGGCTCATAATGATGGCGCCACAACCATGGAACATGGTCTGggtaaaaaaagtgaaataattgTAACTGGAAAGGAAAGTGAACTTAATCGGCTTTCTCTTCATTCCATGGAAGATGTTGATATGGATGTTGACATGGAGGTCGAAGATGCATCACCCACTGCTCAGTATCATGTCCCTGTGGAGCCATTAGATATGCAGAGTATGCTTTCAAACCAGGAATCCAACGTGCCAGGGCAGGTTAGTATTCCTACTGATGAAGAGTGGATCCCTCCCCCACCTCCTGATGATGAATCTTTTCCACCACTGCCTCCTGACGATGAACCTtttcctccaccaccacctgACGAACCTCCAGAAACTTCATATCCTCCATCCAATTTTAGCTTGGTTCAGGCTAATCCTTATTCAGGAGAGTACACCCTGTATCCTGGTACTGGGCTTGACTATTATCTGCAAACAAACCCTGAAGTTTCTGGCAGTGCCCTTTATACACATTCTGAGGGAGCACAAGTAGCTCTTTCCCATGTACCACCACCAAATTATTATGAAGCAGGTCCAGATATATATCCTGTTGCACCTGCAATAGTCAATCCTGTCGAGACTACATCGTATTATGGCCTTCAAAATGGAACCCTGAATCCTGTGCCATTGATGCATAGCAAGGCTAATGGTGAACCTTCTTTTGAAGATACTGGTGTGGAAGTTGGGTCTAGTCTATTGTTGAAGAACAACTTCGATGTTAATCAGTCGTTTGAAAGCACTACAATAGCACCTCCAGAGCTCTCTGAAGCTCGGCCGTCTCCAGCAACTTCTTCTAAGGAAAATGATGCTCCTGTTACCTCAACATCAGATACCACTGCTTCGGTTTCATCCTcttctgctgctgctgctgccgccgccgctgctgctgctgcaatGAAGTCTCAGTCTAAGG TTTCCCGCACAAAGAAGCGAACAATTGCAGTGGGCCCCACGTTGAGATCTAACAAGAAGGTCTCTAGCATGGTGGACAAG TGGAAAGCTGCAAAAGAGGAGTTGCATGAAGAGGTTGAAGAACCTAAAGATGCTTATGAAATATTGGAGATGAAACGGCAAAGGGAAATAGAG AAATGGCGTGCGAATCAGATAGCCAGTGGCGAGGCTAAAGATAATGCTAATTTTCAGCCTTTGGGTGGTGATTG GAGAGAACGAGTAAAGCGCAGGAGGgcagaaaagagaaaagaaactGAAAAAACTTCACCAGAAGCTTCTGCAGATAAAAGCCAGCAGCAACCTGATCTTATAGAACTTTCAAAAAGCCTCCCATCTGGATGGCAG gCGTACTGGGATGTTTCATCCAAGAAAGTATACTACGGAAACGTGTTGACATCAGTAACTTCGTGGGTCAGGCCGACAGATTAG
- the LOC125185446 gene encoding protein YELLOW LEAF 1, choloroplastic-like: MSLIATVSSPIASPCLVQSQDRYLKPQKNVQAPVRVKPLCLQFHSLERQRIITHSSRVKRASVICAAALSATCASEQTQTVTRQSSTITVAPIQGKEKSPDLDDGGDGFPPRDDGDGGGGGGGGGGNWSGGFFFFGFLAFLGFLKDQESEGTYRDERRR, from the exons ATGTCACTCATTGCCACTGTTTCCAGTCCAATTGCATCACCATGTCTTG tacaATCACAAGACCGGTATTTGAAGCCACAAAAGAACGTCCAAGCTCCAGTTCGAGTAAAGCCTCTTTGCTTGCAGTTTCATTCACTTGAAAGGCAAAGAATCATTACTCATTCTTCCAGAGTTAAACGTGCTTCTGTGATATGTGCTGCTGCTCTG AGTGCCACCTGTGCTTCAGAACAAACGCAAACTGTGACTCGCCAGTCATCTACCATAACAGTTGCACCCATCCAag GAAAAGAAAAGTCTCCAGATCTAGATGATGGTGGAGATGGATTTCCACCCCGTGATGATGGTGATGGCGGCGGCgggggtggtggtggtggcggaAACTGGTCCGGTGGGTTCTTCTTCTTTGGCTTCCTTGCTTTTCTGGGTTTTTTGAAAGATCAAGAGAGTGAAGGGACCTACAGAGATGAAAGGAGAAGATGA
- the LOC125218238 gene encoding E3 ubiquitin-protein ligase At1g63170-like: MNTRYFFSPDSLCTSASGISISSALPAAVDEGIGLNSWPRQPSRNTPPFLIRLAMKVSRSRSYSFLRRVFHYQNGSGSDLGPNPFDSKRWMLMEFVALAVQILVTPYVLVITKDEKPVWPMRIWVVGYAFGCFLSLVLLLYRYRHVYLSPRDVERSNDESRNLQKCKTWLELMFAIWFVMGNVWVFDTRFGSYHRAPKLHVLCISFLAWKAVTYSFPFILFVLLCCCVPLLSTLLGYNMNSASLSRGATEEQLSALPSWRYKDVEQAQNHEIQECCICLAKYKEKEEIRQLPCTHLFHLNCVDQWLKIISCCPLCKQEIDK; the protein is encoded by the exons ATGAATACGAGGTATTTCTTCAGTCCGGATTCACTATGCACTTCTGCAAGCGGGATATCGATTTCATCGGCTCTGCCGGCAGCTGTGGATGAGGGGATTGGCCTGAATTCGTGGCCAAGGCAGCCGTCGAGGAATACGCCGCCTTTCTTGATAAGATTAGCGATGAAGGTATCGAGGTCGAGGTCGTATAGTTTTCTGAGGAGAGTGTTTCATTACCAGAACGGGTCGGGGTCGGACCTCGGTCCGAACCCGTTTGATTCCAAGAGATGGATGCTGATGGAGTTCGTGGCGCTGGCGGTTCAAATCCTCGTCACGCCTTACGTTTTGGTCATCACCAAAGACGAGAAGCCGGTTTGGCCGATGCGAATTTGGGTCGTCGGCTATGCCTTCGGATGCTTCCTTAGCCTCGTTCTTCTCCTTTATCGCTACCGCCATGTTTATCTATCTCCACGAGATGTTGAACGAAGCAACGATGAATCGAG AAACTTGCAGAAATGCAAGACGTGGCTCGAGCTGATGTTCGCGATATGGTTCGTGATGGGGAACGTGTGGGTGTTCGACACGCGCTTCGGATCATACCACCGCGCTCCCAAGCTCCACGTCCTCTGCATCTCGTTCCTGGCATGGAAGGCCGTCACCTACTCGTTCCCATTCATACTGTTCGTGCTGCTCTGCTGCTGCGTGCCGCTGCTCAGCACCCTCCTCGGGTACAACATGAACTCGGCCTCCCTCAGCCGCGGAGCAACCGAGGAGCAGCTCTCCGCCCTCCCGAGCTGGAGATACAAGGATGTGGAGCAGGCTCAGAATCATGAGATTCAA gAGTGTTGTATATGTTTGGCTAAGTACAAGGAAAAGGAAGAAATAAGGCAGTTGCCATGTACTCATCTTTTTCACCTCAACTGTGTGGATCAGTGGCTCAAGATTATCTCATGCTGCCCTCTTTGTAAGCAGGAGATAGACAAGTAG
- the LOC125218111 gene encoding putative B3 domain-containing protein REM4, with protein MLQGPFIQIEMEFRPRMNELRIPPEFVSLHGADLPFDCRLVTTHGRSWPVRLMKIASGCHFHAGWSDFRIIHNIVHDDWLTFTMVDAGIFHVKRYNPRTGCPLLGDFQATGVGDSDHSDAPDVDTEDDYVPTETKGGDSSDDDNYAPDPGIVNDDVCPTFTITLDSSNINRSLEIPMAFWRRHIRMNALQDPVYFNVNGDTWYIILDHNETKIWVKRGWRRFKYGNNLVVDVRCHFKLIDRNDVQFYVWFDRP; from the exons ATGCTGCAGGGACCATTTATCCAAATAGAGATGGAATTCAGGCCGAGGATGAATGAGTTG CGCATTCCACCAGAGTTTGTGTCTCTTCATGGAGCGGATCTCCCTTTCGACTGCCGTTTAGTCACAACGCATGGAAGGAGTTGGCCAGTTCGTTTGATGAAGATTGCGAGTGGTTGCCATTTCCATGCTGGATGGTCTGACTTTCGGATCATTCATAACATTGTGCACGACGATTGGCTTACGTTCACTATGGTTGACGCGGGCATATTCCATGTGAAGCGCTATAATCCAAGAACGGGATGCCCTCTACTCGGTGATTTTCAAG CCACTGGAGTTGGAGACTCCGACCACAGTGATGCCCCCGATGTTGATACGGAGGACGACTATGTGCCAACGGAAACAAAGGGGGGCGACTCATCGGATGATGACAACTATGCTCCGGACCCAGGGATTGTAAATGATGATGTCTGTCCTACTTTCACCATTACACTGGACAGTTCGAACATCAACCGCTCTTTGGAGATTCCAATGGCTTTTTGGCGCCGCCACATTCGCATGAATGCCCTGCAAGACCCGGTTTACTTCAATGTGAACGGTGACACTTGGTACATCATTCTCGACCACAATGAAACCAAGATCTGGGTGAAACGTGGCTGGAGACGTTTCAAATATGGTAACAATCTGGTGGTGGATGTGCGCTGCCACTTCAAGCTCATTGATCGGAATGACGTCCAGTTTTATGTGTGGTTTGATCGCCCTTAA